A window of Zingiber officinale cultivar Zhangliang chromosome 5A, Zo_v1.1, whole genome shotgun sequence contains these coding sequences:
- the LOC121981519 gene encoding U-box domain-containing protein 26-like: MGLFRASSSPRRPAKLKREMPGSVAPLDVAGVTIPHHFRCPISLELMRDPVTVCTGQTYDRPSIESWVAIGNTTCPVSRVPLADFTLIPNHTLRRLIQDWCVAHRSHGVERIPTPKQPADPPLVRSLVASASSGSVASRVAALCRLRALARESEKNRAVISTHETRSALVEIAFEGEEELRLSDAADQPALEAMAVLSVLPLSDAESTAVASRPERLRRLGEMLREHPSMDARINAAAVIEAVAAGARSTEFRAAVGATEGVMEGLVALVEQRGNPRAVRVGIRGLFALCLAKENRFRAVAAGAAAAVVGRVGELPSSDAERALAAVELLCRWEGGREAVVEGWGGGAAAVASLVRAMAGKASGRAAEHAAGALVAVLGNSEALQMEAVAAGVVSHLILLVQGGCSERAKRKAQLLLKLIRSALPLHDSVANSDDYLQPF, from the coding sequence ATGGGTCTCTTCCGTGCCTCGTCCTCGCCGCGACGGCCGGCGAAATTGAAGAGAGAGATGCCGGGAAGCGTGGCGCCGTTGGATGTGGCCGGAGTGACGATACCGCACCACTTCCGGTGTCCGATCTCGCTTGAGCTGATGCGGGATCCGGTGACGGTGTGCACGGGGCAGACGTACGACCGGCCGAGCATCGAGTCGTGGGTGGCGATCGGGAACACGACGTGTCCAGTCAGCCGGGTACCTCTCGCCGACTTCACCCTCATCCCCAACCATACCCTCCGCCGGCTTATCCAGGACTGGTGCGTCGCTCACCGCTCCCATGGGGTGGAACGCATCCCCACCCCCAAGCAGCCGGCCGACCCACCCCTCGTCCGGTCGCTCGTCGCCTCCGCCAGCTCCGGATCTGTCGCCTCACGCGTCGCCGCGCTCTGCCGTCTCCGTGCACTGGCGAGGGAGTCGGAGAAGAACCGCGCGGTGATATCCACCCACGAGACGCGATCGGCCCTCGTTGAGATTGCgtttgagggagaggaggaaCTTAGGTTGTCGGACGCCGCAGACCAACCGGCCTTGGAAGCTATGGCGGTGCTGTCCGTTCTTCCTCTGTCCGATGCAGAGAGCACGGCAGTGGCGTCACGGCCAGAGCGACTCCGCCGGCTAGGGGAGATGTTACGTGAGCATCCGTCGATGGACGCGCGGATCAACGCAGCGGCGGTGATCGAAGCAGTAGCTGCAGGAGCTCGATCGACGGAGTTCAGGGCTGCGGTTGGGGCGACCGAAGGAGTAATGGAAGGATTGGTGGCTTTGGTGGAGCAGCGAGGGAACCCGCGTGCGGTGCGGGTGGGGATCCGTGGTCTGTTTGCTCTGTGCCTAGCGAAGGAAAATAGATTCCGAGCGGTGGCCGCAGGCGCTGCTGCAGCAGTCGTGGGAAGGGTGGGTGAGCTGCCATCCAGTGATGCAGAGCGGGCATTGGCCGCGGTGGAGCTTCTTTGCCGGTGGGAGGGCGGTAGGGAAGCAGTGGTGGAAGGATGGGGAGGAGGGGCAGCTGCGGTTGCTTCGCTGGTGAGGGCGATGGCTGGGAAAGCATCAGGGAGAGCGGCGGAGCACGCGGCGGGAGCTCTGGTAGCTGTGCTTGGGAATTCGGAGGCGCTGCAAATGGAGGCGGTGGCCGCCGGCGTGGTGAGCCACCTTATACTGTTGGTGCAAGGTGGGTGCTCAGAGAGGGCCAAAAGGAAGGCGCAGCTTCTACTAAAGCTTATCCGCTCTGCTTTACCATTACACGACTCCGTCGCCAACTCCGACGACTACCTCCAGCCATTctga
- the LOC121979945 gene encoding transcription factor bHLH95-like: protein MSQAAHAVSETGGELNVDTWSHALQQWNRDYSPDADAAATGFVSISSSSAGLKRPRSGSSTSRDRQEAGKSGGGEPEHEIHIWTERERRKKMRNMFSSLHALLPHLPAKADKSTIVDEAVKHIQALQQKLEKLEKQKLEHLHSQGRPPPPPPAAAGSDQTASTAVSREAFLAEQGKSYFPTNSPSPATAAARFPSQSLQTWSSPNVVLSVSGDDAFICISAPKKPSVLSTVAAVMEKHKLDLLSASVSADFFRTMIMIHARASDAGGQLPETLMNEEIYKLAVGEMIIWLSTSPNH from the exons ATGTCTCAAGCTGCCCATGCAGTGAGCGAGACCGGCGGGGAGCTGAACGTCGACACTTGGAGTCACGCCCTGCAGCAATGGAACAGGGACTACAGCCCTGATGCAGACGCCGCTGCCACCGGATTCGTCTCCATCTCGTCGTCTTCGGCCGGCCTGAAGCGGCCTCGATCCGGCTCCTCCACCTCCAGGGACCGCCAGGAAGCAGGGAAGAGCGGCGGTGGGGAGCCGGAGCATGAGATACACATATGGaccgagagggagaggaggaagaagatgaggaacATGTTCTCCAGCCTCCACGCCCTCCTCCCCCACTTACCTGCTAAA GCAGACAAATCTACGATTGTAGATGAGGCAGTGAAGCACATCCAAGCGCTGCAGCAGAAGCTCGAGAAACTCGAGAAACAGAAGCTCGAGCATCTCCACAGCCAGGGGCGGCCGCCGCCGCCACCTCCTGCTGCTGCAGGCTCCGACCAAACGGCCTCCACCGCAGTCAGCAGGGAAGCCTTCTTGGCCGAGCAAGGCAAGAGCTACTTCCCGACCAACTCTCCTTCGCCGGCGACGGCTGCCGCCCGGTTCCCCTCGCAGTCCCTGCAGACTTGGTCGTCGCCCAATGTGGTGCTGAGCGTGAGCGGCGACGACGCCTTCATCTGCATCAGCGCACCCAAGAAGCCGAGCGTCCTCTCCACCGTTGCCGCCGTAATGGAGAAGCACAAACTCGACCTCCTCTCCGCCTCCGTCTCCGCTGACTTCTTCAGAACCATGATCATGATCCATGCTCGT GCAAGTGATGCCGGTGGCCAGCTCCCGGAGACGTTGATGAACGAAGAGATATACAAGTTGGCCGTCGGCGAGATGATCATTTGGCTTTCAACATCACCAAACcattaa